In the genome of Populus nigra chromosome 9, ddPopNigr1.1, whole genome shotgun sequence, one region contains:
- the LOC133703142 gene encoding malate dehydrogenase, mitochondrial has protein sequence MMLRSIKSLATSPSSHILRRGYASEAVPDRKVAVLGAAGGIGQPLALLMKLNPLVSSLALYDIANTPGVAADVSHINTRSEVSGYSGEAELGKALEGADVVIIPAGVPRKPGMTRDDLFNINAGIVKGLCQAIAKYCPHALVNMISNPVNSTVPIAAEVFKKAGTYDPKRLFGVTTLDVVRAKTFYAGKAKVPVAEVNVPVVGGHAGITILPLFSQATPKANLSDAEITALTKRTQDGGTEVVEAKAGKGSATLSMAYAGAIFADACLKGLNGAPDVVECSYVQSTITELPFFASKVRLGKNGVEEVLGLGPLSDYEKEGLEKLKPELQSSIEKGIKFANQ, from the exons atgatgttgAGATCCATCAAATCCCTAGCGACCTCTCCATCATCCCACATCCTCCGCCGTGGCTATGCCTCTGAGGCCGTTCCCGACCGCAAGGTTGCCGTCCTCGGTGCTGCTGGAGGTATCGGTCAACCACTTGCCCTTCTCATGAAGCTTAATCCTCTCGTCTCCAGCCTCGCTCTCTACGATATTGCTAACACTCCCGGTGTCGCCGCCGATGTCAGCCACATCAACACCAGATCTGAG GTTTCTGGGTATTCAGGTGAAGCTGAATTGGGGAAAGCCTTGGAGGGAGCTGATGTTGTAATCATTCCAGCTGGTGTGCCAAGGAAGCCTGGAATGACCCGTGACGATCTCTTCAACATCAATGCTGGGATTGTAAAGGGTCTCTGTCAAGCAATTGCCAAGTACTGCCCTCAC GCACTTGTTAATATGATCAGCAACCCAGTGAACTCAACAGTCCCTATTGCTGCTGAGGTTTTTAAGAAAGCAGGAACCTATGACCCGAAAAGGTTGTTTGGTGTGACTACCCTTGATGTTGTTAGGGCCAAGACATTCTATGCTGGAAAGGCCAAGGTGCCAGTTGCAG AGGTTAATGTACCAGTTGTTGGTGGCCATGCAGGCATAACCATTCTCCCACTATTTTCACAA gcCACACCAAAAGCCAATTTATCTGATGCAGAGATTACTGCTCTTACAAAGAGAACTCAAGATGGAGGGACAGAAGTTGTGGAAGCAAAGGCTGGAAAGGGCTCTGCAACTTTGTCAATGGC CTATGCTGGAGCCATTTTTGCTGATGCGTGCTTGAAGGGGCTCAATGGAGCTCCAGATGTGGTTGAATGTTCATATGTGCAATCAACTATCACTGAACTTCCTTTCTTCGCTTCTAAG GTGAGGCTCGGAAAGAATGGCGTGGAGGAAGTTTTGGGGCTAGGTCCTCTCTCTGACTATGAAAAGGAAGGTTTAGAAAAGTTGAAGCCTGAACTCCAATCATCTATTGAGAAGGGAATCAAATTTGCCAACCAGTAA